In Mustela lutreola isolate mMusLut2 chromosome 1, mMusLut2.pri, whole genome shotgun sequence, one genomic interval encodes:
- the UPK2 gene encoding uroplakin-2 — protein sequence MASLLPVRTWPLILILLTVLALGAADFNISSISGLLSPALTESLLVALPPCHLTGGNATLMVRRANDSQVVKSSFVVPPCRGRRELVSVVDSGAGFTVTRLSAYQVTDLVPGTKYYISYLVTKGTSTESSREIPMSTLPRRKVESIGLGMARTGGMVVITVLLSVAMFLLVVGFIIALALGARK from the exons ATGGCATCCCTGCTGCCCGTCCGGACCTGGCCCTTGATCCTGATTCTGCTGACTGTCCTGGCCCTGGGGGCTGCAG ACTTCAACATCTCAAGCATCTCCGGTCTGCTGTCCCCCGCACTAACGGAGAGCCTGCTGGTTGCCTTGCCCCCTTGTCACCTCACAGGGGGCAATGCCACACTCATGGTCCGGAGAGCCAATGACAGCCAAG TGGTGAAATCTAGCTTCGTGGTGCCTCCATGCCGTGGGCGCAGGGAGCTGGTGAGTGTGGTGGACAGCGGGGCCGGCTTCACAGTCACCCGGCTCAGCGCATACCAGGTGACAGACCTCGTGCCAGGAACCAAATACTA CATTTCCTACCTAGTGACGAAGGGGACATCCACTGAGTCCAGTAGAGAGATCCCAATGTCCACACTTCCTC GAAGGAAGGTGGAATCCATTGGACTGGGAATGGCCCGGACGGGGGGCATGGTGGTCATCACAGTGCTGCTGTCTGTCGCCATGTTCCTGCTGGTGGTGGGCTTCATCATCGCGTTGGCCCTGGGTGCCCGGAAGTGA
- the LOC131836841 gene encoding heterogeneous nuclear ribonucleoprotein A1-like — protein MRDPNTKRSRGFGFVTYATVEEVDAAMNARPHKVDGRVVEPKRAVSREDSQRPGAHLTVKKIFVGGIKEDTEEHHLRDYFKQYGKIEVIEIMTDRGSGKKRGFAFVTFDDHDSVDKIVIQKYHTVNGHNCEVRKALSKQEMASASSSQRGRSGSGNFGGGRGGGFGGNDNFGRGGNFSGRGGFGGSRGGGGYGGSGDGYNGFGNDGSNFGGGGSYNDFGNYNNQSSNFGPMKGGNFGGRSSGPYGGGGQYFAKPRNQGGYGGSSSSSSYGSGRRF, from the coding sequence ATGAGAGATCCGAACACCAAGCgctccagaggctttgggtttgtcacctatgccactgtggaggaggtggatgcagccatgaatgcaaggccacacaaggtggatggaagagttgtggaaccaaagagggctgtctcaagagaagattctcaaagacctggtgcccacttaactgtgaaaaagatttttgttggtggcattaaagaagacactgaagaacatCATCTAAGAGATTATTTCAAACAGTATGGGAAAATCGAAgtgattgagatcatgactgaccgaggcagtggcaaaaagaggggttttgcttttgtaacatttgatgaccatgattctgtagacaagattgtcattcaaaaataccatactgtgaatggccacaactgtgaagtaaggaaagcgctctctaagcaagagatggctagtgcttcatccagccaaagaggtcgaagtggttctggaaactttggtggtggtcgtggaggtggttttggtgggaatgacaactttggtcgcggaggaaacttcagtggtcgaggtggctttggtggcagtcgaggtggtggtggatatggtggcagtggggatggctataacggatttggtaatgatggaagcaactttggaggtggcggaagctataatgattttggcaattacaacaatcaatcctcaaattttggacccatgaaaggaggcaattttggaggcagaagctcTGGCCCTTATGGTGGTGGAGGCCAATACTTCGCCAAACCACGAAACCAAGGTGGCTAtggtggttccagcagcagcagcagctatggcagtggcagaaggttttaa